DNA sequence from the Tachysurus fulvidraco isolate hzauxx_2018 chromosome 1, HZAU_PFXX_2.0, whole genome shotgun sequence genome:
CAAGCCGGAGCGAGTCCCAGATGCACCGTACACATTTGTGCTCGCTGCGCGACATTATTGCTCGCTACGAGCTCGCATCGGGTCTCGGGAAAAAGGACAAAGTCTCTGCTCAACAAACATGTCGCTGAACGCTCGGGATCTTGTCTGTGGCGTCGTATTTTCGCCGAGAAACGCCGTGAGAAAACACACTTGTCACTGTGTCTCGGAAGCGCAGTCATTCAGCTACGGTTGGTTGAGTCTATAACGTTCTCATGCTTACTTTTAAGGCCAGCCCCCCGGTCGAGAGGAGGAAGGTTCCTGTGTTACACAGCGTACAGCGTCACACTTGTTTATTCTACTATTAGCTtccagagagagatagagatggctGAAGTCGCTCCCGCTCCCGCCGCCGCCGCGCCGGCCAAAGCGCCCAAGAAGAAGGCAGCTTCGAGGACCAAGAAAACCGGCCCTAGCGTCGGCGAGCTCATCGTCAAGGCGGTTTCCTCGTCCAAGGAGAGGAGCGGCGTGTCTCTTGCCGCCCTGAAGAAAGCTTTGGCTGCCGGCGGATACGACGTGGAGAAGAACAACTCTCGCGTCAAGCTCGCCGTCAAGGGCCTCGTTACTAAGGGCACTCTGGTGCAGACCAAAGGGACCGGAGCGTCTGGATCTTTCAAGCTGAACAAGAAGCAGACCGAAGTTAAGAAGCCCGCAAAGAAAGCCGCGCCCAAAGCGACAAAGGCGGCCGCCAAAAAGCCCGCTGCGGCTAAGAAGCCCAAGAAAGTAGCGGCCAAGAAACCCGCAGCCAAGAAATCTCCCAAGAAGGCGAAGAAGCCCGTCGCTGTCGCCAAGAAAGCCACCAAAAGCCCCAAGAAGGCAAAAAAGCCGGTGACCCCCAAGAAGGCAGCCAAGAGCCCTAAGAAGGCCAAAAAGCCGGCGACCCCCAAGAAGGTGAAGGCTGTGAAGCCCAAGACCTCAAAGCCCAAAGCGACGAAGGCCAAAAAGGCTCCCAAGAAGAAATAAAcgtgtttcttatgttttttactcctcaaacggctcttttaagagccacccatatTTTCCCTTAAAGAGCTGTTTCCTATTCTGATAAACAGAATGATGACTTTAGTGGATTCTGTGCCGAGTGTTTAGGCAGCTACAGAGTTGTACGTTCACGTTCACATAAACGTATGGACAAATAGCGAGAATTGgacagtttacattttaaatccatGTGCATTTGTCTTAATTCTATACTAATATATGCTTTATAGGTATAAAATCAGTGAATAATCAAGCTACTGATTATAAATCGGTTGAAAAAAATAGTTTCTCTCTACAATGATATGCATTTagtctttaatttttatttaatatctctctcacacacacacacacacacacacacacacacacacacacacacacacacacacacacacacacacacacacacacacacacacacacacacacacacacacacacacacacacacacaaacagtgtctCGGGAGTGGGAAGGGCGTGTGTAGAATAGAATGATGGACTGACGCTGGAATTCGACGGCGTGTTTCGGATTGGTTCTTCCGTAACAATGATCTTAGCCAATAAGAGAGTTGACGTGTTGGTTATATAACAGAGTGCTAGAAGAACAGTGCTGTTATTTCGGTGTTGTTCTTAGAACGTATCTGAACTACAAGATGAGTGGAAGAGGCAAAACTGGCGGTAAAACTAGGGCTAAGGCCAAGACTCGTTCATCCAGGGCTGGACTGCAGTTCCCCGTGGGTCGCGTGCACAGGCTTCTGCGTAAGGGTAACTATGCCGAGCGCGTCGGTGCCGGCGCTCCGGTTTACTTGGCCGCAGTGCTCGAGTATCTGACTGCTGAGATCCTCGAGTTGGCTGGCAACGCCGCCCGTGACAACAAGAAGACCCGTATCATTCCCCGCCACCTGCAGCTCGCTGTGCGTAACGACGAGGAGCTGAACAAACTGCTCGGAGGAGTGACCATCGCTCAGGGAGGTGTACTGCCCAACATCCAGGCCGTGCTGCTGCCCAAGAAGACCGAGAAGGCCGTCAAGACCAAGTAAACTCGCTCACTGCTGCGTTTTTCACCACCCaaaaaggctcttttaagagccacccacttTTACTGAAAGTGCAATTTCATCCTAATTTTTATTAACGCTGAATGTGAAATTCCCCATATACGcttaaaaatctaataataattgatCTTGTTTTAAAGATggtagataataataataataataataataataatgaaacctGCTCTCTACAGGACCTCTAACACAAACGCTGCAAAAACAGAGCTGTTAAAATCAAGAACTCCAATAATCATATTTTCACTTTGCTGCCATCTAGTAAGCGCTTCCGTAGCCTGATAGCAAAAAGCGAGAGACAATCAGGCTGCTAAACTCAAAACCAGCCTCTTAACATCTTCATGCCTTCACTTAATATTCACTTTATCAGTAAGATATTCATCATTCACTACCTCACATTGACATAGTGAGAGTGTCAACCTGTTTGTACATTTGCCTCTTGTACATCCTTGTGTATCCTAATATTTAAGACCTCGGTTTACTTTCACGCACATTTTCAATTCAATATTTAATTCTACAATATACATTATGTTCTTCTATTtgtattgtttacttttatttcattatttcatagttatatgtatattttcatctgtgttgtatttttaataaatgcactATCCATTTAGCGGACctgactcacatttcactgctggttatatgctctatataattgtgtgtgagacaaataaaaatcttgaatcttgtcTAAATGACCGAAAGAGGCAGTAGGTTGCTGACCGAGAACAAAAGCGCTGTGCTACTGAGAGCGCCAATAAAATAGGGACGGGCGGTTTGGGTTTCGAACTGTGTCCGTGACAGAGAACGATCCAATAGTCATCACGTGACGTAACGCGTTCTATCCAATGGCAGACGTGTGCTTTTAATCTGCCCAATGAGAGCAGGGCGGTGTTAGGGCTTAAAAAGACAGCGTTCGCTAGCGccgtttattgtgttttttcctcCGTGAAGTTCACAGCTCGACGCTATGGCAAGAACCAAGCAGACCGCCCGTAAGTCCACTGGTGGCAAAGCGCCCAGAAAGCAGCTCGCCACTAAGGCTGCACGCAAGAGCGCCCCGGCTACCGGCGGCGTGAAGAAGCCTCACCGTTACAGGCCCGGCACCGTGGCTCTGAGGGAGATCCGCCGTTATCAGAAGTCTACTGAGCTGCTTATCCGCAAGCTGCCCTTCCAGCGCCTGGTCAGAGAAATCGCTCAGGATTTCAAGACCGACTTGCGTTTCCAGAGCTCGGCCGTCATGGCCTTGCAGGAGGCTAGCGAGGCATACCTGGTCGGTCTGTTCGAGGACACCAACCTGTGCGCCATTCACGCCAAGCGAGTGACCATCATGCCTAAGGACATTCAGCTGGCCCGCCGTATTCGCGGGGAGCGCGCTTAAACCTCAATACTCTATAATGTacacaaaggctcttttaagagccaccacaTTATCTCTGAAAAATGAGCGCTTCTTCAAAtctttgtctgtttatgtctcatGCTTCAAAAGACAGGAGGTGTACTATGTTTGTGTGATTgacatgtatgtaaatgtgaatcTGCTTTAGAGAGATTATTTATAGACAGTGTGTTAGGAATATTGTGTTCAGGGATAAGAAGtgtaactgaaaataaataaataaatacacatttatttgtatagtgcttttagcAATGgatgtttcaaagcagcttaaagTTATGAACACGAACATGAACACACCATAAAGTCATATAGAGTTTAATATAGAACAAAAACTCAAGGTTAATATTAGACTTGCATTTAAATATGTTcgtatttattcccaatgaacaagcctgaggtgattgtggtgaggaaaaacacctttaggaagaaaccttgagaggaaccagacttaagggggaacctcatcctcatgtgggtgacactggacggtgtgattataaatatacagtctaacaatgttgtattgatgatgaGGATGCTGTCCTCAAAGATCATGTGTAGATCATGCCATCTTCTCTTAGTatatctgaatatttaatgaagcagagtccaactggagcctTACTgagtaaagaagaagaaggctgtgttataataataataataataataataattattattattattattattattattattattattattattattattattattatctaatttgtaattaaatattaaaatataatcgCATGggtaaaaaagtgtttattctttaacatgttttgtatttaagcagaaagagagagaaaatgaccaGTGTTGATTATTATGAGCTAATTATGACCTCAGGTACAGAGCTCAAGAAGTACGATGAATGTTTGACATCTTTGCTTCTATTTGCTCTAACAATTTGGTCCtttaagtagtagtagtagtgctGTTGCTGCcgatgttattattattattattattattattattattattattattattattattattagtagtagtagtagtagtagtaaattgaaattaaaaaacaaacaaacaaaaaaaaatcaaaatggtTACAAATTGGTTTAAACaggttactattattattagttgtagtatttttttaacccagtgctatatttgcacatttttgaATATTGCTTCTACtatcaacaaaaacaacaacaagaagactaatataaaaacaataaattacataatttaaacTTACTGCTACGAATAGTATTTGATCTTATATATTATTGGCCAAATTTCAAAATTgcaataatacatttacaatacaaataatacaaagtAGAttaggtccatatatatttggacacacgcacaatttttgtttagttttttaggTATTTAACAAAACATATTCAAGCTATAGTTGTACAGGAATAGTGGGCTGAAAGTGCAGTCTCTCAGCTTTACTTTGAGGGCATTTAAATCCACATTGGAGGAAGGGTTTAAGAATTACAGCTCTTGAGAGTAACGAGTCCCCTTTTTCCAAGGACCAAATGTAATTGGACAGTTAAATCAAAAGCTGTTTCTTGGACAGGTATAGGTTATTccttcattatttcttcatcgATTAAGCAGGTAAACGGTCTGGAGTTGATTCTTAGTGTCATATTTGcacttggaatctgtttctGACAACCTACATCATGTGTTCAAAAAAGCTCTTCATGCAAGTCAAAACAGGCCATCATTAggcttcataaaaaaaacaaatccatcagagatatagcaggaacattaggattgaaaaaaatgcaatgttGAACTCAGCAATATAAAAAGGCCTGGCCGTCCACGGAAAACAACAGTAGTAGATTAGTAAAGGCAGAAAGACCCATGAACAAACATCAACTGAAGACAGCTGCAGTTAAGGCCTGGCAAAGCATCAGAAAGGAGGAAACCCAGTCTCTGGTCATATCCATGGGCTCCAGATTTTACGCAGTCATTGGCTGCAATGGATTTTCaacagaatattaaaaatgaacattttatttatgattatattcatttgtcCAATTACGTTTGAGCCCCTAAAAATGGGGGAACTGTGCATGAAAATGCTTGTAGTTCCTGAAAATTTTGCTTGATATTTTTGTTAAACCACGTGAATTAAAGTTGAACTTCTGCTCTTCAAATGCATGAAAAAGAATTCACGTCGTTCAGACGTTCAGccgaaaaaaaataaaataaaaataaatatacagtaaagtatatatatatatatatatatatatatatatatatatatatatatatatatatatatatatatatatatatatacaaaacatgTTTCAGTTATGTCTGTACATTCTGTacttttgatttcttttttcttttattgtttgtgtgatgtttggTTCTGTCTTTAATTCtgatttaattattgttattgttgatgTCTTTAATTCTGGTTCTGTCTTTAATTCTTTGTTCACCCTTTGTTTGAATACGGCATGTCACGGTGATTAATAACCAATTCACATGTTTATTTCCAGATTCTGGTAGTCACACACAACTATCAGAATCACACTTCATTGCTCTGCTTTCAGTCGAAAAGAGTGTACAGAGTATCAGACTCTGTTGTTCAGctgttgttttgtgtatgtataaCAATCAGAGTCTACTTATATACATGTAAGGCCACCCAAATCGCATTTTCAGTTAGGCATTTCAAGTAGAACAGGGACTTTCTGTTTTTACCCACATttgatattttaattttgacTACAATGAGCTTTCCTTCTGAAAGTCACTGAGTTTTAGAATGAGATTAGTGTTGGAGAAAGTGTAGCTCTCTTAGACTATAAACTTTAAAGATTGTGTACTTTTTGTGTTTCACAGCTTATATCATGAGTCCTGAATGTTGTCTTTACATTCCTTTTTGTGTTGCTTGTAATCTACTTTCAGGGTTAAATGTGGGATCGGTTTAAAATGTACCCAGACAAACGGGGAATACCTAATAGTGGACCTAGGTGTATAGAATACAGGCCTCAAGCCACAGACATGATCAAATGGACGATTTACGTCTAAACAGCGAAGTTTAATGTTGTACAACCATAGAGTGCTTTTACTAACCTCCATACATTGCTGGGTGTTTGGCTGTATAATTTTATTGAAATACTCACTTTGCATACCTTGGGTTAAATTccactactgttactactaagaattataacaataataattataaatgatgataaaataCACAAGTTAAAAGCTGTGGCTGGTCTTAGTTAAAAGCTGCAGCTGGTCTTAGTCCCGCCTCCTCGCCTGTTCTCAACTGGGTCCTGGAGACGCAGGATAAATATTCGGCCTCTGGGTGGTGTATTTTATTGAGCATCTTGACTTCGAGAGAGCAACATCATGTCTGGAAGAGGTAAAGGCGGTAAGGGACTCGGCAAAGGGGGCGCAAAGCGTCATCGTAAGGTTCTTCGCGACAACATCCAGGGAATCACCAAGCCGGCTATTCGCCGTCTGGCTCGCCGTGGCGGTGTTAAGCGTATTTCTGGTCTGATCTACGAAGAGACTCGCGGTGTGCTGAAAGTCTTCTTGGAGAACGTGATCCGCGATGCTGTCACCTACACCGAGCACGCTAAGAGGAAGACCGTCACCGCCATGGATGTGGTGTACGCCCTGAAACGCCAGGGGCGCACTCTGTACGGCTTCGGCGGGTAAACATTCAACACCGAACCACATCAAtacaacggctcttttaagagccacccaaaTATCTACAAAGAGATGTTCCTTCTTCACTTTGTTGGGGGTGGGAGAGACGCAAATGACATCAAAATCCGTATAAAACAATATCcgatatatatttgtgtaatatGTGCCCTTGAgtacattatataatttat
Encoded proteins:
- the LOC125140754 gene encoding histone H3 gives rise to the protein MARTKQTARKSTGGKAPRKQLATKAARKSAPATGGVKKPHRYRPGTVALREIRRYQKSTELLIRKLPFQRLVREIAQDFKTDLRFQSSAVMALQEASEAYLVGLFEDTNLCAIHAKRVTIMPKDIQLARRIRGERA
- the LOC113662301 gene encoding histone H4; this translates as MSGRGKGGKGLGKGGAKRHRKVLRDNIQGITKPAIRRLARRGGVKRISGLIYEETRGVLKVFLENVIRDAVTYTEHAKRKTVTAMDVVYALKRQGRTLYGFGG
- the LOC113662314 gene encoding histone H1-like, which translates into the protein MAEVAPAPAAAAPAKAPKKKAASRTKKTGPSVGELIVKAVSSSKERSGVSLAALKKALAAGGYDVEKNNSRVKLAVKGLVTKGTLVQTKGTGASGSFKLNKKQTEVKKPAKKAAPKATKAAAKKPAAAKKPKKVAAKKPAAKKSPKKAKKPVAVAKKATKSPKKAKKPVTPKKAAKSPKKAKKPATPKKVKAVKPKTSKPKATKAKKAPKKK
- the LOC113662284 gene encoding histone H2A-like gives rise to the protein MSGRGKTGGKTRAKAKTRSSRAGLQFPVGRVHRLLRKGNYAERVGAGAPVYLAAVLEYLTAEILELAGNAARDNKKTRIIPRHLQLAVRNDEELNKLLGGVTIAQGGVLPNIQAVLLPKKTEKAVKTK